The following coding sequences lie in one Planctomycetota bacterium genomic window:
- a CDS encoding DUF1501 domain-containing protein, with the protein MTHQHCLGQLHGSHAFAGFHGTTREGLMIGRRGMLKAGLAGVAGLTLPELLRARAVASPTGGKAVAGKSVILLWMTGGPSHIDTWDPKPARPYENRGPFDVVQTKLPGVQICEHLPKQAAMLDRFTLIRSVDARHSNHEPNVVFQTANLEAEPRTNREAEMYPAIASVVAKSHGANSPDMPPYVAFMRARGHVAHAGYLGKQFNPLRGNDAANLPEYTEVGQLTGRMTGGSLFQLPTGLTVDRLSDRRELIHRFDRMRASLDASGSMAALDVYHQQAFEMVLGRRARDAFDIAQEPERGRERYGKHLWCQQALLARRLVEAGVAFVTIDLSYHPASGTWDTHGDNIPPYGGISRGLGPLLPLFDHLLTTLVSDLEERGLLDQVLVVAMGEFGRTPYMGTQGSTDGRNHWPVVMSMSLAGGGLRHGQVIGATERDGGHIAERPVTPGDLAATIYRHMGVPLDMAYLDTRGRPRMILDAGGVPLRELF; encoded by the coding sequence ATGACTCACCAGCACTGCCTCGGTCAACTCCACGGCTCGCACGCGTTCGCCGGCTTTCACGGCACGACGCGCGAAGGGTTGATGATCGGCCGTCGCGGCATGCTCAAAGCGGGCCTCGCCGGGGTCGCCGGGTTGACGCTGCCCGAATTGTTGCGTGCCCGCGCCGTCGCCTCGCCGACCGGCGGCAAGGCTGTCGCAGGCAAGAGCGTGATCCTGCTTTGGATGACCGGCGGGCCAAGCCACATTGACACCTGGGATCCCAAGCCGGCGCGCCCATATGAAAACCGCGGGCCGTTCGACGTGGTGCAAACCAAATTACCGGGCGTGCAGATTTGCGAGCATCTGCCCAAGCAAGCGGCCATGCTCGACCGCTTCACGCTGATTCGCTCGGTCGACGCGCGGCACAGCAATCACGAGCCGAATGTCGTGTTCCAGACGGCCAATCTCGAGGCCGAGCCACGCACCAATCGCGAAGCGGAAATGTACCCGGCCATTGCTTCGGTCGTGGCCAAGTCGCACGGGGCCAACTCGCCCGACATGCCGCCGTACGTCGCGTTCATGCGCGCTCGCGGCCACGTGGCCCACGCCGGCTACCTGGGCAAGCAATTCAACCCGTTGCGTGGCAACGACGCGGCCAACCTGCCCGAGTACACCGAGGTGGGGCAGCTTACGGGGCGCATGACTGGTGGCAGTCTGTTCCAGTTGCCCACGGGGCTGACGGTCGATCGGTTGAGCGACCGGCGCGAGCTGATTCATCGCTTCGACCGGATGCGCGCCAGCCTGGACGCCAGCGGCTCGATGGCCGCGCTCGACGTTTATCATCAACAAGCGTTCGAGATGGTCCTGGGCCGCCGAGCGCGCGACGCCTTCGACATTGCGCAAGAACCCGAGCGCGGCCGCGAACGCTATGGCAAACACCTCTGGTGCCAGCAAGCCCTGTTGGCGCGTCGACTGGTCGAAGCCGGCGTGGCCTTCGTGACCATCGACCTGAGCTACCATCCGGCCTCGGGCACCTGGGACACGCACGGCGATAACATTCCGCCGTACGGCGGCATCTCGCGCGGACTGGGACCGTTGTTGCCGCTGTTCGATCATCTGCTGACGACGCTGGTAAGCGATCTCGAAGAGCGCGGACTGCTGGACCAGGTGCTGGTCGTTGCCATGGGCGAGTTTGGCCGCACTCCCTACATGGGCACTCAGGGAAGCACCGACGGCCGGAACCATTGGCCGGTGGTGATGTCGATGAGCCTGGCCGGCGGCGGACTGCGCCATGGTCAGGTGATCGGCGCGACGGAGCGCGACGGCGGGCACATCGCCGAGCGGCCCGTCACGCCGGGCGACTTGGCAGCAACGATCTATCGCCACATGGGCGTGCCGCTGGACATGGCCTATCTCGACACGCGCGGCCGGCCGCGAATGATTCTCGACGCCGGCGGCGTCCCGCTGCGCGAGCTGTTCTAG
- a CDS encoding glycosyltransferase family 2 protein: protein MSLIAVAIVAAIAMLVGFQAMLTIGYLRVLRQGAFPVRTVDDECPRVAVILCLRGVDPFLEQTLRQLLAQDYPNFDIRIVLDSRDDPAWALVESVLQSAPASNARVELLARPREVCTLKCSSLVQTVEQLDDSYQVVALLDADTVPHATWLRELVAPLAAADVGAATGNRWYMPTHASWGAITRYLWNAAAVVQMYWYRIAWGGTLAIKLSALRESGLLERWGHAFCEDTMTFSALRRLGLRVQFVPSLLMVNREDCSCTGFFRWMRRQLLAARLYHPGWLAVVAHGLGVVALLFVALVCGIVALVTGQTVLFWGMVALGVAYFCSTFLLARLMERVAGRVVAARGEPNRWMTTGTAVRCLLAMPAAHLLHAVAMLTAIFVRRVDWRGVQYEIGGPFAVKLVRYEPFRAAADELQTMKSL from the coding sequence ATGAGTTTGATCGCCGTCGCCATCGTCGCGGCCATCGCGATGCTGGTCGGCTTCCAAGCGATGCTGACGATCGGTTACCTGCGCGTTTTACGGCAAGGGGCATTTCCCGTGCGCACAGTTGATGATGAATGTCCGCGCGTAGCGGTGATTCTTTGTCTGCGCGGCGTCGACCCGTTTCTCGAACAAACCCTGCGGCAACTCTTGGCCCAGGATTATCCCAACTTCGACATCCGCATCGTCCTCGACAGCCGCGACGACCCGGCCTGGGCGCTGGTCGAGTCGGTGTTGCAATCGGCGCCGGCGTCGAACGCGCGGGTCGAGTTGCTGGCTCGGCCGCGCGAAGTCTGCACCCTGAAGTGCAGCAGCCTGGTGCAAACGGTCGAGCAGCTTGACGATTCGTACCAAGTCGTGGCCTTGCTCGATGCCGACACGGTGCCGCACGCCACCTGGTTGCGCGAGTTGGTGGCGCCGCTGGCCGCGGCCGACGTGGGGGCGGCGACGGGGAACCGCTGGTATATGCCGACGCACGCTTCGTGGGGCGCGATCACGCGTTATCTTTGGAACGCCGCGGCCGTGGTCCAGATGTACTGGTACCGAATCGCCTGGGGGGGCACGTTGGCCATTAAGCTTTCGGCGCTACGCGAGTCGGGCTTACTCGAGCGCTGGGGGCACGCCTTCTGTGAAGATACGATGACGTTCAGCGCGCTGCGCCGGCTGGGGTTGCGCGTGCAGTTTGTGCCTTCGCTGTTGATGGTCAACCGCGAAGATTGTTCCTGCACCGGTTTCTTCCGTTGGATGCGGCGGCAACTGCTGGCCGCTCGGCTGTATCACCCCGGCTGGCTGGCCGTGGTGGCGCACGGCCTGGGGGTGGTGGCGCTGTTGTTCGTCGCGTTGGTGTGCGGAATCGTGGCGCTGGTGACTGGGCAGACCGTGCTCTTTTGGGGCATGGTCGCGCTGGGCGTTGCTTATTTCTGCTCGACCTTTTTGCTGGCCCGGTTGATGGAGCGAGTAGCAGGCCGCGTCGTGGCAGCGCGCGGCGAGCCCAACCGCTGGATGACCACGGGAACCGCGGTGCGATGCTTACTGGCGATGCCGGCGGCACACCTTTTGCACGCGGTTGCGATGTTGACCGCGATCTTCGTGCGTCGCGTCGATTGGCGCGGCGTGCAGTATGAAATTGGTGGACCCTTCGCGGTCAAGCTGGTGCGATACGAACCGTTTCGCGCCGCGGCAGACGAGCTTCAAACCATGAAATCCTTGTAG
- a CDS encoding class I SAM-dependent methyltransferase, whose amino-acid sequence MVRIASNIRRHSQEKFTVWRCANCRSLHCKEAIDLDHYYSDYFTASHRLDWVTRLSYDVRLRWLRRQGYRKAHCLLDYGCGSGAFIEYLRGRGYQAFGYDPYSESFGDRSLLSRRFDVVTSWDVIEHVSDPRSMLSQQAELVQDDGLLLVGTPEAGGIDLQRPHTVELHQPYHRHILSERALVDLAAQIGWHAVEIKRRYHLDTLVPVVNTRFIWEYVYANDNLLDVVVESPRFACVFQSPRLLFFSVAGYFFPPRQAMQVFFRRVR is encoded by the coding sequence GTGGTGCGGATCGCCTCGAATATCCGTCGACACAGCCAGGAAAAATTCACGGTGTGGCGATGTGCAAATTGTCGGTCATTGCACTGTAAGGAAGCGATCGACCTGGACCATTACTACTCGGACTATTTTACCGCCAGTCATCGCCTCGATTGGGTTACACGGTTGAGCTACGACGTCCGTCTGCGCTGGCTAAGGCGACAAGGGTATCGCAAAGCGCATTGCCTACTGGACTATGGTTGTGGGTCCGGAGCGTTCATCGAATACTTGCGAGGACGCGGCTACCAGGCGTTCGGCTACGACCCATATAGTGAGAGCTTCGGAGACAGATCGCTCTTGAGCCGGCGGTTCGATGTCGTCACAAGCTGGGACGTCATTGAACATGTCTCAGACCCCCGCTCCATGTTGTCGCAACAGGCGGAACTCGTTCAGGACGATGGCTTGCTGCTTGTGGGAACACCTGAAGCTGGCGGCATCGATCTCCAGCGACCCCACACAGTCGAACTGCACCAGCCCTATCATCGGCACATTCTGTCCGAGCGGGCGCTGGTCGATTTGGCGGCGCAAATCGGTTGGCACGCCGTGGAAATCAAGCGTCGCTACCATCTCGACACCCTGGTTCCGGTGGTTAATACTCGATTCATCTGGGAATATGTTTACGCCAACGACAACCTCCTGGATGTGGTCGTGGAATCGCCTCGATTCGCGTGTGTTTTCCAGTCGCCGCGATTGTTGTTTTTCAGCGTGGCGGGCTATTTTTTTCCTCCGCGACAAGCGATGCAGGTTTTCTTTCGTCGTGTTCGTTGA
- a CDS encoding thioester reductase domain-containing protein → MTEGAQGGGELNLEQKRELLARMLRQKIAARGNAPAEPACATANLDLDAEARLDPSFTTEGLPRHWPAQPVRLLLTGATGFLGGYLLHELIERSQAKIVCLVRCASPIDGLQRILSNLTANQLSTQGVANRVEVIPGDASKPRLGLTEQQFHSLAGSVDWIYHNAAVVNFAYPYHMLRDANVGSLAEVLKLATLVKLKPLHLVSSLGIFSSIDYRDQIVEEDAELHIPSSLDCGYVQTKWVSDKLAVRARKAGLPVAIYRLGLVTGDTKNGIGATDGLIFRMVKGCIQLGLAPDLDIHVEALPVDYAGLAIAHLSLESDALGKNFHLANSYTLPWNTLVDYIRAVGYQVRTVSYDEWKQAMIDDAKQSSDNAMYTLLPVMQEPSSQERLFSTANTPRFSCVNTERGLSDIGLSCPPMDAELLGIYFHQFISSGYLQPPPS, encoded by the coding sequence ATGACCGAGGGAGCTCAAGGCGGCGGGGAATTGAATCTGGAGCAGAAGCGCGAACTCTTGGCGCGGATGCTCCGCCAGAAGATCGCTGCCCGTGGCAACGCGCCGGCCGAGCCCGCGTGTGCGACGGCGAACCTGGACTTGGATGCCGAGGCCCGACTCGACCCCAGCTTTACGACCGAGGGGCTGCCGCGCCATTGGCCGGCCCAGCCGGTGCGGTTGTTGCTGACCGGCGCGACGGGGTTTCTTGGTGGCTACCTGCTCCACGAGTTGATCGAACGCAGTCAGGCCAAGATTGTCTGCCTGGTCCGCTGTGCCAGCCCGATCGACGGCTTGCAGCGGATTCTGTCGAACCTCACCGCCAATCAACTCAGCACCCAAGGTGTTGCTAACCGGGTCGAAGTCATTCCCGGCGACGCTTCCAAGCCTCGACTCGGCCTGACCGAGCAACAGTTTCACTCTCTGGCCGGTAGCGTCGACTGGATCTATCACAACGCGGCCGTGGTGAACTTCGCCTATCCCTACCACATGCTCCGCGACGCCAATGTCGGCTCGCTGGCCGAGGTGCTCAAGCTGGCCACCCTGGTCAAGTTGAAGCCACTGCACTTGGTCTCGTCGCTGGGCATTTTTTCTTCGATCGACTACCGAGACCAGATCGTCGAGGAAGATGCCGAGTTGCATATTCCGTCGTCGCTCGACTGTGGCTACGTGCAGACCAAGTGGGTCAGCGACAAGCTAGCCGTCCGCGCGCGCAAGGCTGGCCTGCCGGTGGCAATCTATCGCTTGGGACTGGTGACCGGCGACACGAAGAACGGCATCGGCGCGACCGACGGCCTGATCTTCCGGATGGTCAAAGGGTGCATCCAACTGGGGCTAGCGCCCGACTTGGACATTCACGTCGAAGCGCTGCCAGTCGACTATGCGGGCCTGGCGATCGCGCATCTGTCACTCGAGTCCGACGCGCTGGGCAAGAACTTCCACCTGGCCAATTCGTACACCTTGCCCTGGAACACGCTGGTCGACTACATCCGCGCCGTGGGATACCAGGTGCGAACCGTGTCGTACGACGAGTGGAAACAAGCGATGATCGACGACGCCAAACAGTCGAGCGACAACGCCATGTATACGCTGCTGCCAGTGATGCAGGAGCCCTCGTCGCAAGAGCGGCTATTCTCGACGGCCAACACACCCCGGTTTTCCTGCGTCAACACCGAACGCGGGCTGAGCGACATCGGCCTAAGCTGCCCGCCGATGGACGCCGAACTGCTGGGCATCTACTTCCACCAGTTCATCAGCAGCGGGTACCTCCAACCGCCGCCGTCGTAA
- a CDS encoding SDR family oxidoreductase, with protein sequence MDLGLAGEVAVVIGGAQGIGLAIAQSFAAEGCRVAIVDRDAAVSQVGHDLQSASKVNCLGYVADIVHYRGLEQVAQQIITNFGRVDHVVVAAAIGSGKYGFPFWNLEPADWSRVLDVNVLGTVNSAHAFAPHLVKARNGTMLFIASVAAQIGSQTDPPYSASKAAVINFAQCAAKDLAPHNVRVNVISPGMIKTDLNRSVWQAWNAQQPTEQQRTYEEWADEKVRRIAPLGRWQEPGDIANAAVFLASRRAANITGQTVNVDGGQVMHS encoded by the coding sequence ATGGACCTTGGGCTCGCGGGCGAAGTGGCGGTGGTGATCGGCGGCGCGCAAGGCATCGGGCTGGCCATTGCTCAGTCGTTCGCTGCCGAAGGTTGTCGCGTGGCGATCGTCGATCGCGACGCCGCGGTCTCGCAAGTCGGGCACGATTTGCAGTCGGCCTCAAAGGTTAACTGCCTGGGCTACGTGGCCGACATTGTTCACTACCGCGGGCTCGAACAAGTCGCACAGCAAATCATCACCAACTTCGGTCGTGTCGATCATGTGGTGGTCGCGGCCGCGATCGGTTCAGGAAAGTATGGTTTTCCGTTCTGGAACCTGGAGCCGGCCGACTGGTCGCGCGTGCTCGACGTGAACGTGCTGGGCACGGTCAACTCGGCCCACGCCTTTGCGCCTCATCTGGTCAAGGCGCGGAACGGAACGATGTTGTTCATCGCCTCGGTGGCCGCGCAGATCGGCTCGCAAACCGATCCCCCCTACAGCGCCTCGAAAGCCGCCGTAATTAACTTTGCGCAGTGCGCGGCCAAGGATCTGGCGCCACACAACGTGCGCGTGAACGTGATCAGCCCGGGCATGATCAAGACCGACCTGAATCGTTCGGTCTGGCAAGCTTGGAACGCGCAACAACCGACTGAGCAGCAGCGCACTTACGAAGAATGGGCCGATGAGAAGGTGCGCCGCATCGCGCCGCTGGGCCGCTGGCAAGAACCCGGCGACATCGCCAACGCGGCGGTGTTCCTGGCCTCGAGGCGCGCGGCCAACATCACGGGACAAACCGTGAATGTCGACGGCGGCCAAGTGATGCATTCGTAA
- a CDS encoding glycosyltransferase yields MKTLLFPVGTHGDVNPFVGIALELKRRGHQPAIVTNRSFGEMVRSQGVDFLGLESFQDVGAFLKNPDVWNPRTGWRLAGRWGTLEPMRETYRVIADHYVPGQTVVVAAYSSFGARIANERLGVPLATVVLEPDKLRSEFKTSIMPRPMLLADWVPRSLKRAQFYVLDRWFIDRFVGAETNAFRAELGLPPARDFLRSWCLSPDCVLAMFPDWFAPPQPDWPCNLSVTGFPLWDPDFSDAAVQELRRFCDDGTPPIVFTPGSGMQTGKQFFRTAIECCQALNRRGVLLTRFSEHVPAKLPQGVVRMGFVPLPILLRRAAAFVYHGGIGSMGHALAAGVPQLIMPMAFNQPDDAARLKRLGVAEVVSPRAFRTPRVVRALRALLDSSSVADRCREISRKMTATEPLAAACDAIESLAGSDLSRTPKADRRDTRRLVSR; encoded by the coding sequence ATGAAAACTTTATTGTTTCCGGTGGGAACGCATGGTGATGTAAACCCGTTTGTCGGCATCGCCCTGGAATTGAAAAGACGCGGGCATCAACCGGCAATCGTCACGAACCGTTCGTTTGGCGAAATGGTACGGAGTCAAGGGGTCGACTTTCTCGGATTGGAGTCGTTTCAAGACGTTGGGGCGTTTCTCAAGAACCCTGATGTCTGGAACCCGCGGACAGGTTGGCGTCTGGCCGGACGCTGGGGGACCTTGGAGCCGATGCGCGAAACGTATCGAGTGATCGCCGACCATTATGTTCCGGGCCAGACGGTCGTCGTGGCGGCGTATAGCTCGTTTGGAGCGCGCATCGCCAACGAAAGATTGGGAGTTCCGTTGGCCACGGTGGTGCTCGAGCCCGACAAGCTGCGTAGCGAGTTCAAGACCTCGATCATGCCACGCCCCATGCTGCTGGCGGATTGGGTGCCGCGTTCGCTCAAACGGGCCCAGTTTTATGTCCTTGACCGCTGGTTCATCGATCGTTTCGTGGGAGCCGAGACGAATGCCTTTCGGGCCGAATTGGGGCTTCCTCCCGCGCGTGACTTTTTGCGCAGCTGGTGTCTCTCGCCCGATTGCGTGTTGGCGATGTTTCCCGATTGGTTTGCGCCGCCACAGCCAGACTGGCCTTGCAACTTGTCCGTAACAGGGTTCCCGCTTTGGGATCCTGACTTCTCGGATGCGGCGGTTCAGGAGCTGCGCCGTTTTTGTGATGACGGAACTCCGCCGATCGTATTCACGCCAGGTTCGGGAATGCAAACAGGAAAACAATTCTTCAGGACGGCAATTGAATGCTGCCAGGCTTTGAACCGTCGCGGCGTTCTCCTGACGCGGTTTAGCGAACATGTGCCGGCCAAGCTTCCTCAAGGGGTCGTGCGCATGGGGTTCGTGCCGCTACCAATCCTGTTGCGTCGCGCGGCGGCCTTTGTTTACCACGGCGGCATTGGTTCGATGGGACATGCCTTGGCGGCTGGCGTGCCGCAGTTGATCATGCCCATGGCGTTTAATCAGCCAGACGACGCCGCCCGGCTCAAACGACTGGGCGTTGCCGAGGTAGTTTCTCCGCGCGCGTTTCGCACGCCTCGCGTGGTTCGCGCACTGCGGGCGCTGCTCGATTCCTCGTCGGTCGCCGATCGCTGCCGTGAGATCTCCCGAAAAATGACGGCTACCGAGCCCTTGGCCGCGGCGTGCGACGCGATTGAAAGCTTGGCTGGAAGCGATTTGAGTCGGACGCCAAAGGCGGATCGTCGGGACACGAGGCGCCTGGTGAGTCGTTGA